The DNA sequence CATATTTCGTCCTCAAATTTTTTTATGTTATTATAGCATTTATATTTAGCGAGGATTTAAGTATGGAACAATTTTTACAAAATGCAAAAAACGGTAGTAGAATTTTAAACACTTTAAGCGGTAAAGAAAAAAATAGAATTTTAAAAGAGATGGCAGAAGCTCTTCGTGCAAATACAATGAATTTAATTGAGGCAAATGCTCTTGATATGGCAAGCGGAAAAGAGAATAATCTTTCATCTGCTTTAATGGACAGACTCTTATTAGATGAAAAAAGAATTGACGCAATGGCAGTTGCAATCGAGGAGATAGCAGGCCTTAAAGAACCTGTAGGGCGTGTACTTGATGGATGGGTAACGGAAGATGGACTTAAAATTGAAAAAGTTACTATTCCAATCGGTGTAATTGGAATTATCTACGAATCCCGTCCAAACGTTACAAGTGATACAGCGGCACTTTGTTTTAAAAGCTCAAACGTATGTGTTTTAAAAGGTGGTAAAGAAGCTGAAAATTCAAATCAGGCTATTGCAAAAGTATTACAAGCGGTACTAGAGAAAAATAGTTTGCCAAAAGAGCTGATCTCTTTATTACCTGACAGTTCTCGTGAAGGTGTTGCAAAACTGATTAAGATGGACAAGTATGTAGACCTTATTATTCCTCGCGGTGGAGAAGGCCTTGTGAGATATGTAAGCGAAAATGCGACTGTAAGCGTTGTAAAACACGATAAGGGACTGTGTCATACTTATATCGATAAAGATGCCGATCAGGATAAAGCTGTAAAAATTGCGATCAATGCAAAGGTACAACGCCCAGGTGTTTGTAATGCAATGGAAACACTCCTGGTAGACCGCGCTGTTGCTAAAGAAGTCTTACCTAAACTCAAAGTAGAATTTGATAAGGCAGGTACAGACTTGAGAGGATGTAGAAATACAAAAGAGTTCATTGAAGTTTCTGATGCGACTGAGGAAGATTACGATACTGAATACTTGGCAAATATCTTAAGTATTAAAGTTGTAGACGGTGTGAATGACGCAATTGAACATATAGTAAGATTTGGTTCAGGACACTCTGAAGCTATCATAACAGAAAATATTTCAACGGCAGAAGAGTTCTTAAACAATATTGATGCAGCAGCATTATATGTAAATGCAAGCACACGTTTTACAGATGGTGGGGCATTTGGTTTTGGAGCAGAAGTTGGAATCTCTACTAATAAACTTCATGCAAGAGGACCTATGGGAATCGAAGGTTTAACAACATATAAATTTAAAATATACGGAAACGGTCAAATAAGATAAAAAGAGTATCTATTGCAGATACTCTTTTATATCTTCAACTAAGAGACCTAAATGATGCTGGTATTGAGGTAAAAGTGTCATATAACTCTCTTCCTCGTCTGAAAGTAGATCTTTCATATGTGTTGCAATATTGTTAAGTTTTATAGCTCCGATGTTTGCAGAAACACCAACTATATCTAAGAGAAGTTTATCAGCTTGTTCTAGTTCTTTTGAATGAAGCAAAGTTGTAAGTTGCTCGTCTGATTGACTGTATGTCTGTAAAAATTCTTTGAGAATTTCATGATAAAAATCTTCATCACCACCACAGATTTCTAAGCCTTTATCGCCATCGAGTTCTATTGTAGAAACTACATTTACTACATCTGCTTCATCTTCTTGCTCCTCTGAAGCACTACCTGAATAAGCATATAAAATATCATAAAGGGAATCCATCTTTAACGGTTTTTCTAAATGTTCCGACATACCAGCTTCTGTCATTTTTCTAATGTCATCAGCTGCTGTATCACCGCTAAGTGCTACAACTACAATATGAGCATAGTCACTGTTCGCACGAATACGTCTAGTAGCTTCAAAACCATCGATGTTTGGCATATGGGCATCCATAAGAATTACAATAAAATCGTTATCATGCTGTAAAATACTTAAAGCTTCTGCACCGTCATTTGCGACAACTACTTCTATACCGCTATCGGCTAATAGTCCTAAAATAACTTTTTGATTAATTAAATTGTCTTCTGCCAGCAGGATTCTCTTTCCGGCAAAATCTTTAAAATCATCTTTTGAAATTTTTCCATGTGGTGGCACATCTCTTTTTTGAAATGCTTTTTTTTGAGTCTCTTGAACCGTTTCTGTCTCCGGTTGAGTTATCTCCTCTTCTTGAACACCAAAGTCACCTTCTTCTGTACCCATATCTTGAGGTTCAAGATCTATAATTTTTTCTTCTTTTTGAGTTACTTCTTCTTCTATTGCTTCTGTTATTTCTTCTTGTTTTTCCGGTTCTTGTTCTGCTGGCTTGGTAGATACTTCTGTTGCATCATATTCATCTTCTGCAACACTAGTTTTTACTTGTGCTTCAGTATCAAGTTCATCTTCTACCAACTCCTCAGAAGAACTTTTCTGTTTTATTTTATAAATTACATAGGCAATTAAAAGCACACCGGCGACAGTCATACCGATTAGATCTAAATTATTTTGTAACTCTTCTAACATCTTTTTCTCTTTTATGTTAAATTTGTAAATATAGTACACTAACTAAAATTAAAGATATATTATACCCTTAACTCGTTACTTTACAATTTTGGGGTATAATCTGAATACAATTATTGTTGAAGGAAAGTTTTGGAAAATATCCCACATATACCGGTTTTATATAGAGAAGTTGTAAATACTTTTGATGATATAAAAGAGGGCATTATTATTGATTGTACAATGGGATATGGCGGGCACTCAAGCCTTATTTTAGAAAACAATCCAAATATTAAACTTGTTGCAATAGATCAAGATCAAACGGCAATTGATTTTTCATCAAAACGTTTAAAGCCTTTTGGCGAGAGGGTAGAGATTAGAAAAGGGCGTTTTTCTAACGTTATTAAAGATATATTACGAGAATACAATCCTCAAGATATTAAAGGTGTATTAGCGGATATTGGCGTGTCATCTTTACAGCTTGATCAAAAAGACAGAGGTTTTTCATACGAGAGTGAAAACTTGGATATGAGAATGGATAAAGACGCACCGCTAAGTGCTTCAAATGTTATAAATGAATATTCTCAAAATGATCTTGAAATCATTTTACGTGAATACGGTGAGATTAAAAATTATAAAAAACTAGCTTCTGTTATTATGCAAAACAGACCTTTTCATTCAGCAAAAGAGTTGAGTCAAAAATTAAATCCGTTTTTGCCTAAAGGAAAAAAAATTCATCCTGCAACATTGTTGATGCAGGCTATTAGAATAGAAGTAAACGATGAGCTTGGAGAATTAAAAAATTTACTTGGTGCACTTGAAGAAGCAAAACTTCCTCATGCAAAAATAGGGATTATCTCATTTCACTCTTTGGAAGACAGAATAGTCAAACAAACATTTGCAAGATGGGCAAAAAGTTGCATATGCCCGAGTGAGGCGATGCGCTGTACATGTGGCAACAATCATCAGTTAGGAAAAATACTCACTAAAAAACCTGTAACTGCACAAGATGATGAATTAAAAACCAATGCAAGAAGCAGAAGTGCAAAACTAAGAGTTTTTCAAATGGAACTGTAATGAGTGATAAAACAGAATTATTAGAAGAGTACGACAATCTCATAAAAGTCAAACAGAGACTTGATTTTAACTATTTTCTATATATGCTGTTAGTGATCACATTTATAGCTGTATTTGCTTTTCCAAAAATATACATCAATCAGCAAATTTATTATACAAGCAGAGACATAGCAAAATTACAGGTAGAATATGAAACATTGCAAGAAGAAAATAAACTTATTAAGTCTTCTGTTGAATCAATCAAGTTCAAAAACCAAGTCTTAGACACTATGTTTTAAATTAAGGAATTGTTTTGATACGTAGTTTTGTAAAATTTTCAATAGAAAAACCCCTTTTAAACCATATCCTTTTACTCTTTATTTTTATGCTCTCTATTTTTGCATATATCAATATTCCAAAAGAGATCTTTCCACCTATGAATATGGACAAGATTGTCATTACTGGCGGATATACGGGAACTTCTGCAGATGTTCTTGATAAGATGGTTGTACAGACGATCGAAGACGATATGCAAAATATTGATGATCTTGAAGAGATTAAAAGTGACATTAAAAACGGTGCTTTTACAATATCTGCAGATATTAAACCAGGTGCGGATAATATTTTAGTTCTAAACGATGTAAAAGATATCGTCAGTGGTGTGAAAAAAGACCTCCCTTCTGATATGAACGAACCGGTTGCGAAGATCAAACTGCATGCTTTTCCTCTTGCATTGATCGCACTTTCAGGTGATGTTTCGAAAGAGGAGCTTTTAAACAAAGCAGATGAATTAAAAACCGAACTTTCAAAGTTTAAAGAGTTGAGTGATATTACGATTCGCGGTGATGCCGATGAAGAACTGGATATTATGCTCAATAATGAGAAAATTCGTGCATATGGATTGCAACCTGAGCTTGTAGTCTCTGCAATTAGCAATATCAGCTCTATTTTCCCTATCGGAACTATTAAACAACAGGCAAACCATCTTTACATTTCAACTTTCAACGGAGAAAAAACAAAAAAAGGTGTTGAAAATACGTTAATTGACGTAGGTGGACAAAAACTGAAAATTGCAGATATAGCTGATGTGAAATTTACACTGAGTGATGAAGCTGAACTCTCCCATTATAACGGTGTAAGAAACGTCTCTGTTAATGTAACAAAAAGCAAAGACGGTAATGCTATAGCCTTGGTAAAAGATATCCGTGGACTATTAAAAGAGTTGCACGAGAAAAACCCTACATATAGTTATGACATTTATACGGATACTTCTGTATGGATTAAAAATCGTTTGAACGTAGTATTTTCAAATATTATTTTTGGACTGATGTTAGTGTTTTTGGCAATGCTTGTTTTTATTAACCGAGGTATTGCTTTTGTCGTTGCTTTAGGAATTCCTGTTAGTTTTATGATCGGTTTGATCGCAACGGAAATTATGGGCGATAGTTTAAATATGCTCTCACTCTTGGGAGCTTTGATTGCCCTTGGAATGTTAGTTGATGAAGCTATTGTTGTCGCAGAGAATATCTACAGACATTTAGAAGAGGGTATGGAGCGTCAAGAAGCCGTGATTCAAGGTGCAATTGAGATGTTCCCTGCAGTACTTACAGCAACGCTGACAACTGTATTTGCCTTTTTACCGATGCTTTTAATGAGTGGTGAGATGGGGATGTTTATCAAAATTATCCCTATTATGATTACCGTGTTATTGCTATCTTCATTATTTGAAGCATTTTATTTTTTACCTTTACATGCACATGAATTTTTAAGAGTCTCAAATGAAGGAAGTTTCACAAAAAAATTTTGGGCAAAAATGTATGAATGGTACAGCACAGTTTTACATTTTTTCTTTAGAAGAAAAGTAACCTCTTTACTCATAATGGTAACGTTAATTATTGGTGCTGAATTTTTTATGGCAAAACATTCTAAATTTCAGATGTTTCCTGATTTTGATACGACACAGGTATATGTTTACGGAAAAGTAGATATTAACAATGAGCTAGAGGATACGGAAAAATATGTTTCTCAGCTTGAAAAAAAGATCCTTGAATATGCTACAAAAGAGAATGTCTCTTCAGTCACATCGGTAATTGGATTTAAAATGGATTCAAAAAATAATGCTGAAGTTGGAGAAAATCTGTTTCACATTTTTGTGGATCTTAAAGAGCGTGCTCCCGTAAACTTTTTTGATACTTATATAAGTCCATATCTTTCAATTGAATATGATCGAAGTGTAAAAACAAGAGACAAAGATGCAAAAGAGATAGAAAAAGAGATTAAAGAGCTGTTAAAAGATGAATTTAAAAACTATGAAGAGCTTGTGGTAAAAACTCCCGGTGCCGGTGTTATTGCACATGATATTGAGATTGGACTTCGTTCAAAAGACGGCAGGGATGTAGTACCGTATCTAAAGCAACTTGAAGATCAAATTGGAAAAATAAACGGTGTCTATAATATCTCTGATGATGCTACATTAGGGGAAAAAGAGTTAAAATTACGCATCAATAAATATGGACAGGAATTAGGCTTTAGCGAACAAAGCGTGGCAAATTCTCTGCGTGCTTATTACCTCAAAGGAGAGTATGGAAAGCTCTTTACAAATAGCGGCTTAGTACGCATTAAAATAGAGAGTGATCTTAATGAAGATATTGAGTCATTAAAAAATTTAGAGCTTCGTGTACCGTCTTCTGAACAATATGTACTACTTAAAGAGATCGCTGACTTTGTATATGTGCAGAGTTATGTTACATTGAAAAAAGAGGATGCGAAGCGTATAAAAAGTTTTTACGCTTCTATCGATAAGAAGATAATTACATCTTCTGAGGTTATGAAGCAGCTCCAGCCTACATTTGAGAAGTTAAAATCTGAAGGGATTTTAATAGATATCAAAGGGGAAGAGAAAGAGAATCAGAAAAATATGCGTGAGATGGGACAGTCGTTCTTGATCGCAATATTTTTAATTTTTATTACGCTTGTATGGTTGTTTGATTCTATAAAGAAATCTTTAATTGTAATCAGTACAATACCGCTTGTTTTACTCGGTGTTTTTGTAGGACACTTTATAATGGGGATTAATCTGACTATGCCTGGTATGATTGGAGTTGTCGGATTAGCTGGGGTCGTTGTTAACGACGGTCTTATTATGGTTGATTTTATCAAAAAAGCAACAAACACAGAAGAGTTAATGTCACGGGCAAAAACAAGACTGCGTCCAATCCTTTTAACGTCACTTACGACGGTACTTGGTCTTTTAACGCTTATTTTCTTTGCTTCCGGACAGGCGATGATTTTACAACCAATGGCAGTGTCTCTAGGTTTTGGTATAGCTTGGGCAACAGTATTGAACTTAATATATGTACCGTTATTGTATGCAGTGGCATATAGAATCAAAACACCTAAAAAATTTAGTTAGGAGAAAGAATGAATTTAGAAACATCATATGCACAATTTGGTGCAAGACCACCTGTTACAAAACCGATTCCGGAGTTTTTGATTGAAGTAGGGGAAGAGGGAATAAGAAAGTTAATTGATGAGCATTACGAGTCTATCAAAACGAGTGAAATAGCACATCTGTTCCCAATGAACGAACAAGATCTGCAAAAGGCTAAAAAGCATGCAGCCGATTTCTTTATTCAGATCTGTGGTGGTCCGGATTATTTCAATCAGAGTAGAGGAGCTCCTCAAATGGTAGGGCGTCATGCACGTTTTCGTATCGATGCAAAAGCACGTGAAGTATGGTTAGAACTCTATAAGCCTTTACTTGAAAAACTAAAAGAAGAGGGTGTAACAGAAACATCACTACAATCGTTTTGGAACTATCTAAATGTCTTCTCTTTGTGGATGGTAAACACACAAGGATAGTAAGCTATTTCTAAGCAACCGATGAGTATAATTTCGCCCTACTTAACAACTGCGTGGGTCGTTAGCTCAGTTGGTTAGAGCCCTCCGCTCATAACGGAGTGGTCCCGTGTTCGAGTCACGGACGACCCACCACTTTTAATCGCATAAAACTAGCAATATTCTTACAAAACATTTCATTAGTTAACAAATTCTATAAAATTCTTTTACACATATTTTACACTGTAACACTATACTTCGATTAAAAAAAGTAAGTAGCATGGAAAATTATATAGAAGACTTAAATATTATTAATATATGTGCATTCACACTAGGCTTAATGTATGGTTTAGTAGCTCAATACACTCAATTTTGTTTTAGTGGTGCAATAAAAGATTATATACAAATAAAATCTACAAGAAGAGCCAGCTCTATTTTG is a window from the Sulfurimonas sp. C5 genome containing:
- a CDS encoding globin, with the protein product MNLETSYAQFGARPPVTKPIPEFLIEVGEEGIRKLIDEHYESIKTSEIAHLFPMNEQDLQKAKKHAADFFIQICGGPDYFNQSRGAPQMVGRHARFRIDAKAREVWLELYKPLLEKLKEEGVTETSLQSFWNYLNVFSLWMVNTQG
- a CDS encoding response regulator codes for the protein MLEELQNNLDLIGMTVAGVLLIAYVIYKIKQKSSSEELVEDELDTEAQVKTSVAEDEYDATEVSTKPAEQEPEKQEEITEAIEEEVTQKEEKIIDLEPQDMGTEEGDFGVQEEEITQPETETVQETQKKAFQKRDVPPHGKISKDDFKDFAGKRILLAEDNLINQKVILGLLADSGIEVVVANDGAEALSILQHDNDFIVILMDAHMPNIDGFEATRRIRANSDYAHIVVVALSGDTAADDIRKMTEAGMSEHLEKPLKMDSLYDILYAYSGSASEEQEDEADVVNVVSTIELDGDKGLEICGGDEDFYHEILKEFLQTYSQSDEQLTTLLHSKELEQADKLLLDIVGVSANIGAIKLNNIATHMKDLLSDEEESYMTLLPQYQHHLGLLVEDIKEYLQ
- the rsmH gene encoding 16S rRNA (cytosine(1402)-N(4))-methyltransferase RsmH; the encoded protein is MENIPHIPVLYREVVNTFDDIKEGIIIDCTMGYGGHSSLILENNPNIKLVAIDQDQTAIDFSSKRLKPFGERVEIRKGRFSNVIKDILREYNPQDIKGVLADIGVSSLQLDQKDRGFSYESENLDMRMDKDAPLSASNVINEYSQNDLEIILREYGEIKNYKKLASVIMQNRPFHSAKELSQKLNPFLPKGKKIHPATLLMQAIRIEVNDELGELKNLLGALEEAKLPHAKIGIISFHSLEDRIVKQTFARWAKSCICPSEAMRCTCGNNHQLGKILTKKPVTAQDDELKTNARSRSAKLRVFQMEL
- a CDS encoding efflux RND transporter permease subunit, with amino-acid sequence MIRSFVKFSIEKPLLNHILLLFIFMLSIFAYINIPKEIFPPMNMDKIVITGGYTGTSADVLDKMVVQTIEDDMQNIDDLEEIKSDIKNGAFTISADIKPGADNILVLNDVKDIVSGVKKDLPSDMNEPVAKIKLHAFPLALIALSGDVSKEELLNKADELKTELSKFKELSDITIRGDADEELDIMLNNEKIRAYGLQPELVVSAISNISSIFPIGTIKQQANHLYISTFNGEKTKKGVENTLIDVGGQKLKIADIADVKFTLSDEAELSHYNGVRNVSVNVTKSKDGNAIALVKDIRGLLKELHEKNPTYSYDIYTDTSVWIKNRLNVVFSNIIFGLMLVFLAMLVFINRGIAFVVALGIPVSFMIGLIATEIMGDSLNMLSLLGALIALGMLVDEAIVVAENIYRHLEEGMERQEAVIQGAIEMFPAVLTATLTTVFAFLPMLLMSGEMGMFIKIIPIMITVLLLSSLFEAFYFLPLHAHEFLRVSNEGSFTKKFWAKMYEWYSTVLHFFFRRKVTSLLIMVTLIIGAEFFMAKHSKFQMFPDFDTTQVYVYGKVDINNELEDTEKYVSQLEKKILEYATKENVSSVTSVIGFKMDSKNNAEVGENLFHIFVDLKERAPVNFFDTYISPYLSIEYDRSVKTRDKDAKEIEKEIKELLKDEFKNYEELVVKTPGAGVIAHDIEIGLRSKDGRDVVPYLKQLEDQIGKINGVYNISDDATLGEKELKLRINKYGQELGFSEQSVANSLRAYYLKGEYGKLFTNSGLVRIKIESDLNEDIESLKNLELRVPSSEQYVLLKEIADFVYVQSYVTLKKEDAKRIKSFYASIDKKIITSSEVMKQLQPTFEKLKSEGILIDIKGEEKENQKNMREMGQSFLIAIFLIFITLVWLFDSIKKSLIVISTIPLVLLGVFVGHFIMGINLTMPGMIGVVGLAGVVVNDGLIMVDFIKKATNTEELMSRAKTRLRPILLTSLTTVLGLLTLIFFASGQAMILQPMAVSLGFGIAWATVLNLIYVPLLYAVAYRIKTPKKFS
- a CDS encoding glutamate-5-semialdehyde dehydrogenase → MEQFLQNAKNGSRILNTLSGKEKNRILKEMAEALRANTMNLIEANALDMASGKENNLSSALMDRLLLDEKRIDAMAVAIEEIAGLKEPVGRVLDGWVTEDGLKIEKVTIPIGVIGIIYESRPNVTSDTAALCFKSSNVCVLKGGKEAENSNQAIAKVLQAVLEKNSLPKELISLLPDSSREGVAKLIKMDKYVDLIIPRGGEGLVRYVSENATVSVVKHDKGLCHTYIDKDADQDKAVKIAINAKVQRPGVCNAMETLLVDRAVAKEVLPKLKVEFDKAGTDLRGCRNTKEFIEVSDATEEDYDTEYLANILSIKVVDGVNDAIEHIVRFGSGHSEAIITENISTAEEFLNNIDAAALYVNASTRFTDGGAFGFGAEVGISTNKLHARGPMGIEGLTTYKFKIYGNGQIR